The Sinomonas sp. P10A9 genome includes a window with the following:
- the dinB gene encoding DNA polymerase IV, which produces METPDVPRPDEPRREPLDAQRRRGILHVDMDAFFVAVEQRERPELRGRRVIVGFPAERSVVLSASYEARAFGIRSAMPMLIALRRCPDAIVVEPRHHLYYEVSKELMKVFGDFTDLVEPLSVDEAFLDVSGAVRRLGAAPEEIAAQIKTRIRADLGITASVGVAGTKFVAKIASARSKPDGLLVVRPEDTVAFLHALPVGALWGIGGKTQEVLARLGIHTIADLAHTPDSTLKRSLGAPGLHAKGLSWGLDERAVTPVREEKSIGAEETFAADVTDDAALRAELLRLAHRVAGRLRAQGVAAATVVLKLRYSDFSTLSRSHTLTVPTDSAQHLYSAARQLLAALGSRPMPVRLIGLRGERLERAAGAPRQLSLDRIEDNWRTAEETLDRVSEKFGAGMIRPARLLAERRAAGHRDGRPPRG; this is translated from the coding sequence GTGGAGACGCCGGATGTACCTCGGCCGGATGAGCCGCGGAGAGAGCCGCTCGACGCCCAGAGGCGCCGGGGGATCCTGCACGTTGACATGGACGCGTTCTTCGTCGCAGTCGAGCAGCGCGAACGCCCCGAACTCCGCGGCCGCCGCGTGATCGTGGGCTTCCCTGCGGAACGCTCTGTGGTCCTCTCCGCGAGCTATGAAGCCCGTGCCTTTGGCATCCGCAGCGCGATGCCCATGCTCATCGCGCTGCGGCGCTGCCCGGACGCAATCGTCGTCGAGCCCCGTCACCACCTCTACTACGAGGTGTCCAAGGAGCTCATGAAGGTCTTCGGGGATTTCACGGACCTCGTCGAGCCGCTCAGCGTCGACGAGGCGTTCCTCGACGTATCCGGCGCCGTCCGGCGGCTGGGCGCCGCTCCGGAGGAGATTGCCGCGCAGATCAAGACACGCATCCGGGCGGACCTCGGGATCACTGCGTCCGTGGGGGTGGCCGGCACGAAGTTCGTTGCGAAGATCGCCTCGGCGAGGTCCAAGCCGGATGGGCTGCTGGTGGTTCGACCCGAAGACACGGTCGCATTCCTCCATGCGCTTCCCGTGGGTGCGCTCTGGGGGATCGGAGGCAAGACGCAGGAGGTACTCGCGCGCCTCGGCATCCATACGATCGCCGATCTGGCCCACACGCCGGACTCGACGCTCAAGCGTTCACTCGGCGCTCCCGGTCTGCACGCCAAGGGCCTGAGCTGGGGCCTCGACGAACGAGCGGTGACCCCCGTGCGTGAGGAGAAGAGCATCGGTGCCGAGGAGACGTTCGCCGCCGACGTCACGGACGATGCCGCGCTCCGTGCCGAGCTCCTTCGGCTCGCCCATCGCGTTGCCGGACGGCTCAGGGCGCAGGGGGTCGCGGCGGCGACCGTGGTCCTCAAGCTGCGCTATTCCGATTTCTCGACGCTGTCCCGCTCGCATACCCTCACCGTGCCGACGGACAGCGCGCAGCATCTGTACTCGGCTGCCCGCCAACTGCTCGCTGCGCTGGGCAGCCGGCCTATGCCAGTGCGCCTCATCGGCCTTAGGGGCGAGCGGCTCGAGCGTGCCGCGGGCGCTCCACGGCAGCTGAGCCTGGACCGCATCGAGGACAACTGGCGCACTGCCGAGGAAACCCTCGACCGCGTGTCGGAGAAGTTCGGGGCTGGAATGATCCGCCCGGCCCGCCTCCTCGCCGAGCGGAGGGCCGCTGGTCACCGGGACGGGAGGCCTCCGCGGGGCTGA
- a CDS encoding DUF3040 domain-containing protein, whose translation MPLSEHEQKMLEQLEKQLHEEDPKFADSMGADALRTFSTKHIVLGVLGVIVGILVLLVGVSIQNIFVGVLGFLLMGASVYYGTLRRPGRRLRSGGSKRSSGGFLHRLEAQWEERRREEG comes from the coding sequence ATGCCTCTCTCGGAGCACGAACAGAAGATGCTGGAGCAGCTCGAGAAGCAGCTCCACGAAGAGGATCCGAAGTTCGCTGATTCCATGGGTGCCGATGCCCTGCGGACCTTCTCGACCAAGCACATTGTGCTGGGCGTCTTGGGCGTGATCGTAGGCATCCTCGTCCTCCTCGTCGGAGTGAGCATCCAGAACATCTTCGTGGGCGTTCTGGGCTTCCTGCTCATGGGAGCGAGTGTCTACTACGGAACACTTCGGCGTCCGGGGCGGCGCCTGCGCTCGGGCGGCTCGAAGCGCAGCAGCGGCGGTTTCCTCCACAGACTTGAAGCGCAATGGGAGGAACGCCGGCGCGAGGAGGGCTGA
- the mraZ gene encoding division/cell wall cluster transcriptional repressor MraZ: MLLGTYSPRLDEKGRLILPAKYRDELAEGLVLTRGQERCIYVFSQKEFERVHEQMREAPISSRQARDYLRVFLSGASDEVPDKQGRVTIPQNLRKYAGLDRDLAVIGVGTRAEIWDAQAWEDYLSEKESSFSETDDDALPGIL; encoded by the coding sequence ATGTTGCTCGGTACGTATTCGCCGCGTCTGGACGAGAAGGGGCGGCTCATCCTCCCGGCGAAGTACCGCGACGAACTGGCCGAAGGGCTTGTTCTGACACGGGGCCAGGAGCGCTGCATCTACGTCTTCAGCCAGAAGGAATTTGAGAGAGTCCACGAGCAGATGCGGGAAGCCCCTATCTCCTCGCGTCAGGCACGGGACTACCTCAGGGTCTTCCTGTCTGGGGCTTCCGACGAGGTGCCTGACAAGCAGGGGCGCGTGACGATCCCCCAGAACCTGCGCAAGTATGCGGGTCTGGACCGGGACCTGGCCGTTATCGGCGTAGGGACCCGGGCAGAGATCTGGGACGCCCAGGCATGGGAGGACTACCTGTCCGAGAAGGAATCCTCCTTCTCGGAGACCGACGACGACGCACTGCCCGGGATCCTCTGA
- the rsmH gene encoding 16S rRNA (cytosine(1402)-N(4))-methyltransferase RsmH, which produces MAEDEQIKPTAERHVPVLLDRCVNLLSVGVEAAVAAGRAPVVVDATLGMGGHSEAILTRFPTVTLVGIDRDEQALALAGARLAPFGARAKLVHAVYDEIPEVLEGLGLDGADGVLMDLGVSSLQLDERQRGFAYSYDAPLDMRMDTSRGMTAADVVNTYSVEDLTRIIRSWGEEKFAGRIARNIVAEREKEPFTTTGRLVEAIRAVVPAAAARTGGHPAKRTFQALRIEVNEELDVLSRAVPAAIDVLHLGGRIVVMSYHSLEDRIVKTALQSRSRSSAPPGFPVELEEHRPELKTITKGTETPTEAEIAENPRAASARLRAAQRIRTRSGR; this is translated from the coding sequence ATGGCGGAAGACGAGCAGATCAAGCCGACGGCGGAACGCCACGTTCCGGTGCTCCTCGACCGCTGCGTGAACCTCCTCTCGGTCGGCGTCGAGGCGGCGGTGGCCGCGGGCCGGGCGCCTGTCGTCGTCGACGCAACCCTCGGCATGGGTGGCCACAGCGAAGCCATTCTCACGCGCTTCCCGACCGTGACCCTCGTGGGCATCGACCGGGACGAGCAGGCTCTGGCCCTCGCCGGAGCTCGGCTCGCACCGTTTGGCGCACGCGCAAAGCTCGTCCACGCGGTCTACGACGAAATCCCCGAGGTGCTCGAGGGGCTCGGCCTCGACGGCGCCGACGGCGTGCTCATGGACCTCGGGGTCTCCTCGCTGCAGCTCGACGAGCGCCAGCGCGGCTTCGCCTACTCGTACGACGCCCCGCTCGACATGCGCATGGACACGAGTCGTGGCATGACGGCAGCCGACGTGGTCAACACCTACAGTGTCGAGGACCTCACGCGGATCATCCGCTCGTGGGGCGAGGAGAAGTTCGCCGGCCGGATCGCGCGGAACATCGTCGCCGAGCGCGAGAAGGAGCCGTTCACCACGACGGGGCGCCTCGTTGAGGCGATCCGCGCCGTCGTGCCGGCAGCAGCGGCAAGGACTGGGGGACACCCGGCCAAGCGTACGTTCCAGGCGCTCCGGATCGAGGTCAACGAGGAGCTCGACGTCCTCTCACGGGCCGTGCCCGCCGCCATCGACGTCCTGCATCTGGGCGGCCGAATCGTGGTCATGAGCTACCACTCGCTCGAGGACCGGATCGTGAAGACCGCTCTTCAGTCCAGGAGCCGCTCGAGCGCGCCTCCCGGATTCCCGGTGGAGCTCGAGGAACACCGCCCCGAACTCAAGACGATCACCAAGGGAACAGAGACGCCGACGGAAGCCGAGATCGCGGAGAATCCCCGCGCAGCCTCGGCGCGCCTGCGGGCGGCACAACGGATCAGGACGAGGAGTGGAAGATGA
- a CDS encoding peptidoglycan D,D-transpeptidase FtsI family protein: MRRLRLGLVAMLALLILIGGRLVLVQGLDVGGMAEAAVTKRLQKTVLPAARGQIVDSQGAVLASSVVRYNITVDQRIASAKDFTDLDRSVDAGDGSKKVVKIPRTQALQELSNALGKSVADVTTSITGDKPFNYVARNVTPDTEATVMGIGFPGILSEGVTQRVYPNGAVGGSFVGFLGSDGTALSGLEQTQDDVLKGQDGSREYEIGADGLRIPVATDKLTPAQDGKTVRLTINSDLQYFTQQAIQTQADKYKAEWGVAIVMDAKTGNILAMADSNSVDPNDPGKSAAKDRGVRAVTAAYEPGSVEKTITMASLIQEGKANPLSEYTIPPTYTIDGQTFADAFTHGTEHRTLAGILGYSMNTGTVMAGKELSPQQRYDWFTKFGIGQPVDIGLPGEALGILHTPQEWDTRQQYTVLFGQGVTQSTLQTARAYGVIANGGVMEQPRLIDAYVGPNGQTEKFQTAAPQQVVSQNTAQQVRDMLESNVTAGEVKPAAIDGYRVGAKTGTSEAPREDGVPGFDGVTSSLIGMAPMEDPRYVVAVVIQRPQGDIFGIGNADVFRSVMSQTLHKYGVQPSTGTPVKLPQYAQ; encoded by the coding sequence GTGCGACGGCTCAGGCTCGGCCTCGTGGCCATGCTCGCGCTCCTGATCCTCATCGGCGGCCGCCTCGTTCTGGTCCAGGGCCTGGACGTGGGCGGAATGGCCGAGGCGGCGGTGACCAAGAGGCTGCAGAAGACAGTGCTGCCGGCCGCACGCGGCCAGATCGTCGACTCGCAGGGCGCCGTGCTCGCCTCGAGCGTCGTCCGGTACAACATCACGGTCGACCAGAGGATCGCCTCGGCCAAGGACTTCACCGACCTCGACCGGAGCGTCGACGCGGGGGACGGTAGCAAGAAGGTCGTCAAGATCCCCCGCACCCAGGCGCTGCAGGAACTCTCCAATGCCCTCGGCAAGTCCGTCGCCGACGTGACCACGTCGATCACGGGGGACAAGCCATTCAACTACGTGGCCCGCAACGTGACGCCTGACACCGAGGCGACCGTCATGGGCATCGGTTTCCCGGGCATCCTCTCCGAGGGGGTGACCCAGCGCGTCTACCCCAACGGTGCCGTGGGTGGCAGCTTCGTCGGATTCCTCGGCTCGGACGGCACTGCCCTCTCAGGGCTCGAGCAGACCCAGGACGACGTCCTCAAGGGCCAGGACGGTTCACGGGAGTACGAGATCGGCGCCGACGGGCTCCGCATCCCTGTCGCAACAGACAAGCTCACCCCGGCGCAGGACGGCAAGACGGTCCGGCTCACCATCAACTCGGACCTGCAGTACTTCACCCAGCAGGCCATCCAGACGCAGGCCGACAAGTACAAGGCGGAATGGGGCGTCGCGATCGTCATGGACGCCAAGACGGGGAACATCCTGGCCATGGCCGACTCCAATTCGGTCGATCCGAACGATCCGGGCAAGTCCGCCGCGAAGGACCGCGGCGTGCGCGCTGTGACCGCGGCCTACGAGCCCGGGTCGGTGGAGAAGACGATCACTATGGCGTCGCTCATCCAGGAGGGCAAGGCCAACCCGCTCTCCGAGTACACCATTCCCCCGACGTATACGATCGATGGCCAGACGTTCGCCGACGCGTTCACGCACGGCACCGAGCACCGTACGCTCGCGGGCATCCTGGGGTACTCGATGAACACGGGAACCGTCATGGCTGGCAAGGAGCTCTCGCCGCAGCAGCGCTACGACTGGTTCACGAAGTTCGGCATCGGGCAGCCTGTCGACATCGGCCTGCCCGGCGAGGCGTTGGGTATCCTCCATACGCCGCAGGAGTGGGATACACGCCAGCAGTACACTGTCCTGTTCGGCCAGGGCGTGACCCAGTCCACTCTTCAGACGGCCCGCGCGTATGGCGTCATCGCCAACGGTGGCGTCATGGAACAGCCCCGGCTCATTGACGCCTATGTCGGCCCGAACGGCCAGACGGAGAAGTTCCAGACGGCGGCGCCCCAGCAGGTGGTGAGCCAAAACACGGCGCAGCAGGTTCGGGACATGCTCGAGAGCAACGTCACCGCCGGTGAGGTCAAGCCCGCAGCCATCGACGGCTATCGCGTCGGCGCCAAGACCGGCACCTCGGAGGCGCCGCGCGAGGACGGGGTTCCCGGATTCGACGGCGTCACCTCGTCCCTCATCGGCATGGCGCCGATGGAGGACCCGCGGTACGTAGTTGCCGTCGTTATCCAGAGGCCCCAAGGGGACATCTTCGGAATCGGCAACGCCGACGTATTCCGCTCCGTGATGTCCCAAACGCTCCACAAGTACGGTGTCCAGCCGTCCACGGGCACGCCCGTGAAGCTGCCGCAGTACGCCCAGTGA
- a CDS encoding UDP-N-acetylmuramoyl-L-alanyl-D-glutamate--2,6-diaminopimelate ligase, protein MPSGRSVPPGDAQHDSQQAIRPTHVEPVPLTQIATLVGVPTTGLESADPATGASLDSRAVQPGDLYFALPGASRHGADFARQAVDAGAVAVLTDEEGARQIALAESLEGVPVLVIDRPRSAVGPVSARIYGTPRAGAGDAGMLLLGVTGTNGKTTTSYFMNSLLRALGHRTGLIGTIEISAGGEAIPSRLTTPESTDLHALLALMRERSVTAASMEVSSHAIEFGRIDGVRYDAVGFTNLTQDHLDLHGTMDEYYAAKAELFTPGRAGRAVVTVDDEWGRRLAVEAPIPVTTLSTGAGEDADWTVGAMTPSGVGTAFELHHRGGDVLRMRTGLPGAFNVANAALAALLVIAAGVSPAEVQGALDAADPFTLEVPGRMQLVGTAPTAIVDFAHNPDALERALAAVRPADKAGRVVVVFGATGQRDQGKRPVMGAVAVRGADVIVVTDDDPHDEDAAAIRAEVTAGARAEDAEHGLGRRIDEVHPRAEAIRHAVALAEPSDVILVAGRGHEVFQEVKGVNIALDDRTELRQALVDHGYPVVPAAPGFPSEGPGALESEAQ, encoded by the coding sequence ATGCCCTCGGGCAGGAGCGTGCCCCCCGGGGACGCGCAGCATGACAGTCAACAGGCCATCAGGCCAACCCACGTTGAGCCTGTTCCGCTCACGCAGATCGCGACGCTCGTCGGGGTGCCCACCACCGGACTCGAGAGCGCGGATCCGGCGACCGGTGCGAGCCTCGATTCGCGTGCCGTGCAGCCCGGTGACCTCTACTTCGCGCTTCCCGGAGCGTCCCGCCACGGCGCCGACTTCGCGCGGCAGGCGGTCGACGCCGGCGCCGTCGCCGTGCTGACTGACGAGGAGGGCGCGCGCCAGATCGCCCTCGCCGAGTCCCTCGAGGGCGTGCCGGTGCTCGTGATCGACAGGCCGCGTTCGGCGGTAGGGCCGGTGTCCGCGCGGATCTACGGCACGCCGCGCGCCGGTGCAGGGGATGCCGGCATGCTGCTCCTCGGCGTCACCGGAACGAACGGCAAGACCACCACGTCCTACTTCATGAACTCCCTCCTGCGCGCCCTAGGGCACCGCACGGGCCTCATCGGAACCATCGAGATCTCCGCGGGCGGCGAGGCGATCCCGAGCCGGCTCACCACGCCTGAGTCCACCGACCTCCACGCCCTGCTTGCCCTCATGCGCGAGCGGAGCGTCACGGCGGCCTCGATGGAGGTTTCCTCGCACGCGATCGAGTTCGGCCGCATCGACGGGGTCCGTTATGACGCGGTGGGCTTCACCAACCTCACCCAGGACCACCTCGACCTCCACGGGACGATGGACGAGTACTACGCGGCGAAGGCGGAGCTGTTCACGCCCGGGCGGGCAGGGCGCGCCGTAGTGACGGTCGACGACGAGTGGGGCCGCCGCCTCGCGGTCGAGGCGCCGATTCCGGTCACCACTCTCAGCACGGGCGCGGGCGAGGACGCGGACTGGACGGTCGGGGCGATGACGCCCTCCGGAGTGGGCACAGCGTTCGAGCTCCACCACCGCGGGGGTGACGTGCTCCGGATGCGCACGGGCCTGCCTGGAGCGTTCAACGTCGCGAACGCTGCCCTCGCAGCGCTCCTCGTGATCGCCGCGGGAGTGTCCCCGGCGGAGGTCCAGGGGGCACTCGACGCGGCCGACCCGTTCACGCTCGAGGTTCCGGGGCGCATGCAGCTCGTCGGGACCGCGCCGACCGCAATCGTCGACTTCGCCCACAACCCGGATGCGCTCGAGCGCGCCCTCGCTGCGGTGCGCCCCGCGGACAAGGCGGGGCGCGTCGTCGTCGTCTTCGGGGCGACCGGCCAGCGCGACCAGGGGAAGCGGCCCGTCATGGGAGCGGTGGCCGTGCGCGGCGCGGACGTCATCGTCGTGACCGATGACGATCCGCACGACGAGGACGCCGCCGCCATCCGGGCCGAGGTCACTGCAGGGGCCCGTGCTGAGGACGCCGAGCACGGCTTGGGCCGGCGGATCGATGAGGTCCACCCGCGCGCGGAGGCCATCCGCCACGCAGTGGCCCTCGCGGAGCCCTCAGATGTGATCCTTGTCGCGGGCCGTGGGCACGAGGTCTTCCAAGAGGTCAAGGGCGTCAACATCGCCCTCGACGACCGGACCGAACTGCGGCAGGCCCTCGTGGATCACGGCTATCCCGTGGTTCCCGCCGCGCCGGGATTCCCGTCTGAGGGCCCGGGCGCACTAGAGTCCGAAGCGCAATGA
- a CDS encoding UDP-N-acetylmuramoyl-tripeptide--D-alanyl-D-alanine ligase: MIDFTAAQIAEITGGRLVADPAIVPQNVVTDSREVGPGSLYVAKPGEHADGHAFIGAAFAGGAVLTLCEREVTDDDGAAYPCVVVPDAVLAMGALAKAAVDRIRSARAERGEEFTVVGITGSAGKTTTKDLLAGIFRSSSAGSASATSTVAPQGSYNGEVGVPLTVFRADASTRYLVIEMGATGIGHITYLAEMVKPDIGVVLFVGTAHAGEFGGVENIATAKGELVEALSPAGTAVINLDDPRVRAMEPRTRAKLVFFTSHPEAAGEASQRGTVVAAHGATVDAGGSPVFDLAIGSEPPVHVASRLIGAHHTANLLAAAAAAHAAGIPVPQIAESLSAQGPGSRWRMQRTERPDGVTVINDAYNANPESMRAALQALADLGRGRRTWAVLGAMLELGSESIPAHTAVGTLVVRLNIDRLVVVGREARALYVSAVNEGSWGNETTFVEDADAAYALLESELLPGDLVLVKSSNGVGLGLLGDRIALAAADGSTPHSGTELT, encoded by the coding sequence ATGATTGACTTCACAGCGGCGCAGATCGCCGAGATCACGGGCGGGCGGCTGGTCGCGGACCCCGCTATCGTCCCCCAGAACGTCGTGACCGACTCCCGCGAGGTCGGGCCCGGCTCGCTGTACGTTGCCAAGCCGGGCGAGCACGCCGATGGCCACGCCTTCATCGGCGCAGCGTTCGCCGGCGGGGCCGTCCTGACGCTCTGCGAGCGGGAGGTGACGGATGACGACGGCGCGGCCTACCCGTGCGTCGTCGTACCGGACGCCGTTCTCGCGATGGGCGCGCTCGCGAAGGCGGCCGTGGACCGGATCCGCTCGGCGCGTGCGGAACGCGGCGAGGAGTTCACGGTCGTGGGCATCACCGGCTCCGCGGGGAAGACCACCACGAAAGACCTTCTCGCTGGCATCTTCCGCTCGAGCTCAGCCGGATCGGCCTCGGCGACATCGACCGTGGCTCCCCAGGGCTCGTACAACGGCGAGGTCGGTGTCCCGCTCACGGTCTTCCGCGCGGATGCGTCCACGCGATACCTCGTCATCGAGATGGGCGCCACAGGGATCGGCCACATCACCTACCTTGCGGAGATGGTGAAGCCGGACATCGGCGTCGTGCTGTTCGTCGGAACGGCCCATGCGGGCGAGTTCGGCGGTGTCGAGAACATCGCCACGGCCAAGGGCGAACTCGTCGAGGCCCTCTCGCCCGCGGGGACCGCCGTCATCAATCTGGACGATCCCCGCGTCAGAGCCATGGAGCCCCGCACGCGCGCGAAGCTCGTCTTCTTCACGTCACACCCAGAGGCGGCGGGGGAGGCCAGCCAGCGCGGCACAGTGGTGGCTGCGCACGGCGCGACGGTCGACGCCGGTGGGTCACCGGTGTTCGACCTCGCCATCGGCTCGGAGCCGCCCGTCCACGTGGCGAGCCGCCTCATCGGCGCCCACCACACCGCCAACCTCCTCGCCGCCGCCGCCGCCGCGCACGCCGCGGGGATCCCGGTGCCGCAGATCGCCGAGTCCCTCTCGGCGCAGGGCCCCGGCAGCCGCTGGCGCATGCAGCGCACGGAACGCCCGGACGGCGTCACGGTCATCAACGATGCCTACAACGCCAACCCCGAGTCGATGCGCGCCGCCCTCCAGGCCCTCGCCGACCTCGGCCGCGGCCGGCGCACGTGGGCTGTCCTGGGCGCGATGCTCGAGCTCGGCAGCGAGTCGATCCCGGCCCACACCGCGGTCGGAACCCTCGTGGTGCGCCTGAACATCGACCGCCTCGTCGTGGTCGGGCGGGAGGCGCGCGCGCTGTACGTCTCTGCGGTCAACGAAGGCTCCTGGGGCAACGAGACCACCTTCGTCGAGGACGCAGACGCTGCGTACGCACTGCTCGAGTCGGAGCTCCTCCCAGGGGACCTGGTCCTCGTCAAATCCTCGAATGGCGTCGGGCTGGGACTCCTCGGCGATCGGATAGCATTGGCGGCAGCTGACGGGTCAACGCCACACTCAGGAACGGAGCTGACGTGA
- the mraY gene encoding phospho-N-acetylmuramoyl-pentapeptide-transferase has product MIALLIGGGLALVFGLVGTPLFIRLLVRRGYGQFIRDDGPTSHHTKRGTPTMGGAVFVLASVVAYYLTHLVLWLLNPASTGPTITAALLLFLMVGMGIVGFLDDFIKISKQRSLGLSARAKLIGQGLVGVVFAVLALQFPDGRGLTPASTHISFLRDIPWLNLAFGGTVLGAILFVIWSNLIVTAASNGVNLTDGLDGLAAGASIMVFGAYTLMGIWQSNQACGSARVIGSVCYGSRDPLDLALLAAIMSSALVGFLWWNTSPAKIFMGDTGSLAIGAAIAGFAILSRTELLLVIIGGLFMVITLSVILQVGYFKATRGKRLFKMAPLQHHFELKGWAEVTVVVRFWIVSGLCVAGGLAVFYAEWVAGL; this is encoded by the coding sequence GTGATCGCACTGCTGATCGGCGGTGGTCTGGCGCTTGTCTTCGGGCTGGTCGGGACCCCGCTCTTTATCCGTCTGCTGGTCCGCAGAGGCTACGGGCAGTTCATCCGCGACGACGGCCCCACGAGCCACCACACCAAGCGTGGAACCCCCACCATGGGCGGTGCAGTGTTCGTGCTCGCCTCGGTGGTCGCGTACTACCTCACGCACCTCGTCCTGTGGCTCCTGAACCCGGCATCGACCGGACCCACGATCACCGCAGCCCTCCTGCTGTTCCTGATGGTCGGCATGGGAATCGTGGGCTTCCTCGACGACTTCATCAAGATCTCGAAGCAGCGTAGCCTCGGCCTGAGTGCCCGGGCCAAGCTCATCGGGCAGGGTCTCGTGGGCGTGGTGTTCGCGGTGCTCGCGCTCCAGTTCCCCGATGGCCGCGGCCTGACCCCCGCCTCGACCCACATCTCGTTCCTGAGGGACATCCCGTGGCTGAACCTCGCTTTCGGCGGCACCGTCCTGGGAGCGATCCTGTTCGTGATCTGGTCCAACCTGATCGTCACGGCCGCGAGCAACGGAGTGAACCTCACCGACGGGCTCGACGGACTTGCTGCCGGTGCGTCGATCATGGTCTTCGGCGCCTACACGCTCATGGGGATCTGGCAGAGCAATCAGGCCTGCGGGTCCGCGAGAGTCATCGGATCCGTCTGCTACGGCTCGCGTGACCCGCTGGATCTGGCCCTTCTGGCAGCCATCATGAGCTCGGCCCTCGTCGGGTTCCTGTGGTGGAACACCTCGCCGGCCAAGATTTTCATGGGTGACACGGGCTCCCTCGCGATCGGGGCGGCGATCGCTGGCTTCGCGATCCTGTCCCGCACGGAGCTGCTGCTGGTCATCATCGGCGGGCTGTTCATGGTCATCACGCTGTCGGTGATCCTGCAGGTCGGGTACTTCAAGGCAACCAGGGGCAAGCGGCTGTTCAAGATGGCGCCGCTCCAGCACCACTTCGAGCTCAAGGGCTGGGCAGAGGTGACCGTGGTGGTCCGCTTCTGGATCGTCTCCGGCCTCTGCGTCGCAGGCGGGCTCGCCGTCTTCTATGCAGAGTGGGTGGCAGGGCTGTGA
- the murD gene encoding UDP-N-acetylmuramoyl-L-alanine--D-glutamate ligase, giving the protein MGKSSSASAETAARLASLTSWDADWSGLRVVVAGIGVSGFAAADTLIELGASVVVVDASVTERTQAQAETLRIVGAQDVLLGPDAVEHVPAVDGAQPDLVVTSPGWRPDQAMLAEATRRAIPVWGDVELAWRLRSRRGKKAADWLTITGTNGKTTTVGMAESMLRAAGLTAVAVGNVGKPILDALREPVEYDVFAVELSSFQLHWANSLSPVASVVLNVAEDHVDWHGSYEGYLADKAKVYANTQKACIYNAEQIETERMVEDADVIEGCRAVAFTTGTPAVSMLGVVDGLLVDRAFIEERREHAAELGALTDLGPSAPRHMVANALAAAALVRAYGVEPAAVKAGLQAYHPGDHRIQPVAAAGGVVWVNDSKATNPHAASASLSAFDHVVWIAGGLSKGVAYDELVSRHAGRLRAVVLIGLDSSELAGALARHAPNVPVFPVDAGQTGDDQPAGGSLTGREIMARAVELAAAHAEPGDTVLMAPAAASMDQFVSYAERGAAFTEAARAAAARETTEE; this is encoded by the coding sequence ATCGGGAAATCTTCCTCAGCATCGGCGGAGACCGCAGCCCGGCTGGCGTCGCTCACATCGTGGGACGCCGACTGGTCTGGCCTGCGGGTCGTCGTCGCGGGCATCGGCGTCTCTGGCTTCGCGGCGGCGGACACGCTCATCGAACTCGGTGCCAGCGTCGTGGTCGTCGACGCGTCGGTGACTGAGCGGACCCAAGCGCAGGCGGAAACCCTCCGGATTGTCGGTGCACAGGACGTCCTGCTCGGCCCGGACGCCGTCGAGCATGTTCCTGCGGTCGACGGCGCGCAGCCGGACCTCGTCGTGACCTCTCCCGGGTGGAGGCCTGACCAGGCCATGCTCGCGGAGGCGACGCGCAGGGCCATCCCGGTGTGGGGCGATGTCGAACTCGCGTGGCGCCTGCGGAGCCGCCGAGGGAAGAAGGCCGCGGACTGGCTCACGATCACCGGGACGAACGGCAAGACGACGACGGTCGGCATGGCCGAATCGATGCTGCGGGCAGCAGGCCTCACGGCCGTCGCAGTAGGCAACGTGGGCAAGCCCATCCTCGACGCGCTCCGCGAACCCGTCGAGTACGACGTGTTCGCCGTCGAGCTCTCGAGCTTCCAGCTGCACTGGGCGAACTCCCTCTCGCCGGTTGCGTCCGTCGTCCTGAACGTGGCCGAGGACCACGTCGACTGGCACGGCTCCTATGAGGGCTACCTCGCGGACAAGGCCAAGGTCTACGCGAACACCCAGAAGGCGTGCATCTACAACGCCGAGCAGATCGAGACCGAGCGGATGGTCGAGGACGCAGACGTCATCGAGGGCTGCCGCGCCGTTGCGTTCACCACCGGAACCCCCGCCGTGAGCATGCTCGGGGTCGTGGACGGGCTGCTCGTCGATCGTGCCTTCATCGAGGAACGCCGCGAGCACGCTGCCGAACTCGGCGCGCTGACGGACCTTGGTCCCTCTGCGCCGCGGCACATGGTGGCCAACGCGCTTGCCGCGGCTGCGCTTGTCCGTGCCTACGGAGTGGAGCCCGCCGCAGTCAAGGCGGGACTGCAGGCCTACCACCCGGGCGACCACCGCATCCAGCCGGTCGCCGCGGCAGGGGGAGTGGTCTGGGTCAACGACTCCAAGGCGACCAATCCGCATGCCGCATCGGCCTCGCTCTCCGCCTTCGATCATGTCGTATGGATCGCCGGTGGCCTCTCCAAGGGCGTCGCGTACGACGAGCTCGTCTCCCGGCACGCGGGAAGGCTGCGCGCCGTCGTCCTGATCGGTCTGGACAGCTCAGAGCTCGCCGGAGCGCTCGCGCGACACGCGCCGAATGTCCCGGTCTTCCCCGTGGATGCGGGTCAGACTGGTGACGACCAGCCCGCAGGCGGATCCCTGACTGGACGCGAGATCATGGCGCGGGCCGTGGAACTCGCCGCCGCCCACGCGGAGCCGGGCGACACGGTGCTCATGGCGCCCGCAGCGGCCTCGATGGACCAGTTCGTCTCGTACGCCGAGCGTGGGGCGGCCTTCACCGAGGCTGCGCGGGCTGCGGCAGCCCGGGAGACGACCGAGGAGTAG